The following coding sequences lie in one Brevibacterium marinum genomic window:
- a CDS encoding carbohydrate ABC transporter permease — protein sequence MSAPDITEPTDSTGIGPPTNTPRQKARAPRRPGQSRVGKILLGLLAWLVGLIFVSPLLWMLLTSLHAETDASTNPPSFFAELTLESFASFFGGGSGASPWPFLINSAVAAIVSTLIVLVLSTMAAYALAIRRIKRWSDVLFFLLSTKMLPMVAGLLPVYLVAQAFGILDTWLLLIIIYSAMNMPIAVWMMRSFLAEVPIEVLEAAELDGARLPRVFMKILLPLTAPGLAATALICFIFSWNELLFANVLTSTAASTAPVFLTSFVTSQGLFLSQVCAASLIISVPVLVAGIAAQDKLVQGLSMGAVK from the coding sequence ATGAGCGCCCCAGACATCACGGAGCCGACAGACTCGACCGGGATCGGTCCGCCGACGAATACACCCAGACAGAAGGCGAGGGCGCCGAGGCGGCCCGGCCAGAGCAGAGTCGGAAAGATCCTGCTCGGCCTCCTCGCCTGGCTGGTCGGTCTCATCTTCGTGTCCCCGCTGCTGTGGATGCTCCTGACCAGCCTGCATGCGGAGACCGACGCCTCGACGAATCCGCCGAGCTTCTTCGCGGAGCTGACTCTTGAGTCCTTTGCGAGCTTCTTCGGCGGCGGCAGCGGCGCGAGCCCCTGGCCCTTCCTCATCAATTCGGCCGTCGCCGCGATCGTCTCCACGCTCATCGTGTTGGTGCTGTCGACCATGGCCGCGTATGCGCTGGCGATCCGCCGGATCAAACGCTGGTCGGACGTGCTGTTCTTCCTGCTCTCGACGAAGATGCTGCCGATGGTCGCCGGGCTGCTGCCCGTCTACCTGGTCGCGCAGGCCTTCGGGATCCTCGACACGTGGCTTCTGCTCATCATCATCTACTCGGCGATGAACATGCCCATCGCCGTGTGGATGATGCGATCGTTCCTCGCCGAGGTGCCGATCGAGGTGCTCGAGGCCGCCGAGCTCGACGGCGCCCGGCTGCCCCGCGTGTTCATGAAGATCCTGCTGCCGCTGACCGCGCCCGGCCTGGCGGCCACGGCGCTCATCTGCTTCATCTTCTCGTGGAACGAGCTGCTGTTCGCCAATGTGCTGACCTCGACCGCGGCTTCGACGGCGCCGGTGTTCCTGACCAGCTTCGTCACCTCCCAAGGACTGTTCCTGTCCCAGGTCTGTGCGGCTTCACTGATCATCTCGGTGCCCGTGCTCGTCGCCGGCATCGCCGCCCAGGACAAACTCGTCCAGGGTCTGTCGATGGGCGCGGTGAAATGA
- the rsmA gene encoding 16S rRNA (adenine(1518)-N(6)/adenine(1519)-N(6))-dimethyltransferase RsmA → MTLLTARDIREIAADMGLRPTKQKGQNFVIDPNTVRSIVTSAALGDHSSVVEIGPGLGSLTLGLLEAGHQVTAVEIDEVLAARLPATVAKYQTPAIGRRTEPGAEAANFEIVNADALKVTKLPSEPDALVANLPYNVAVPVLLRFLEIFPSLKSVLVMVQLEVAERLAAAPGSRTYGVPSVKAQWYGDVTLAGRIGKNVFWPAPNIDSGLVHIGVNRRHRDPDARRRLFGLVDAAFAQRRKTLRAALSSWAGSPQQAEELLLAADIDPKTRGEALGVADFERLAATGVAESGASTVRQDAAASTAFATPEYAPDSTPEYAPDSTPTQESPQS, encoded by the coding sequence GTGACGTTATTGACCGCTCGCGACATTCGCGAAATCGCCGCTGACATGGGTCTGCGCCCGACCAAGCAGAAGGGGCAGAACTTCGTCATCGACCCCAATACCGTGCGCTCGATCGTCACATCCGCCGCGCTCGGCGACCACAGCAGCGTCGTCGAGATCGGTCCCGGTCTTGGGTCGCTGACCCTGGGCCTGTTGGAAGCCGGCCACCAGGTCACCGCCGTCGAGATCGATGAGGTCCTCGCCGCTCGCCTGCCCGCAACGGTGGCGAAGTACCAGACTCCCGCGATCGGCCGGCGAACCGAACCCGGCGCCGAGGCCGCGAACTTCGAGATCGTCAACGCCGATGCACTCAAGGTCACGAAGTTGCCGAGCGAACCGGACGCGCTGGTCGCGAACCTGCCCTACAACGTCGCGGTTCCCGTGCTCCTGCGCTTCCTCGAGATCTTCCCGAGCCTGAAATCCGTCCTCGTCATGGTTCAGCTCGAGGTCGCCGAACGTCTCGCGGCCGCCCCGGGGTCACGCACCTACGGTGTGCCCAGCGTCAAGGCCCAGTGGTACGGCGATGTCACCCTGGCCGGGCGCATCGGCAAGAACGTGTTCTGGCCGGCGCCGAACATCGACTCAGGGCTCGTCCACATCGGCGTGAATCGCCGACACCGCGACCCGGATGCGCGCCGCCGCCTGTTCGGCCTCGTCGACGCGGCCTTCGCCCAGCGACGCAAAACCCTGCGCGCGGCACTGTCGAGCTGGGCCGGCAGCCCCCAGCAGGCCGAGGAGCTGCTCCTGGCCGCCGATATCGATCCCAAGACCCGTGGCGAAGCCCTCGGCGTCGCGGACTTCGAACGCCTGGCCGCGACCGGCGTCGCTGAGTCGGGTGCTTCCACCGTGAGGCAGGACGCTGCCGCGTCGACTGCCTTCGCCACACCCGAATACGCACCCGACAGCACACCCGAATACGCACCCGACAGCACACCTACACAGGAAAGCCCGCAGTCATGA
- a CDS encoding 4-(cytidine 5'-diphospho)-2-C-methyl-D-erythritol kinase: protein MSAQLHSRPTTLTPVKVQAPGKINVHLGVGGSGDDGYHELATVFQALNLHETLTLIPGGSSSIVVGGRYGDDEVPQDETNVARRAINHLIASLEGERDVDVLRDLDIVIDKQVPVAGGMGGGSADAAAALCGAAHLIGGVDDAVLHDCAVDVGADVAFLLRGGTAIGCGRGEKLSPVLTRGQFHWVMATSARQLSTPAIYSRFDELIPNPEPAEVPAEVLTALAAGDPDTLATAAGNDLTDAAVSALPELAEVMEAGRDAGALLPLISGSGPTIGFLARDAHHALDLAVLLQATRGVKEALRTTGPAPGAHVVSQN from the coding sequence ATGAGCGCCCAGCTGCACTCGCGTCCGACGACCCTGACACCGGTGAAGGTGCAGGCGCCGGGCAAGATCAACGTCCACCTCGGCGTCGGCGGTTCCGGCGATGACGGCTACCACGAACTCGCGACGGTGTTCCAAGCTCTCAACCTCCATGAGACGCTGACCCTCATCCCCGGCGGCAGCTCATCGATCGTCGTCGGCGGACGCTACGGCGACGACGAAGTGCCCCAGGACGAAACGAACGTCGCCCGCAGGGCCATCAACCACCTCATCGCATCCCTCGAGGGCGAACGCGATGTCGACGTGCTGCGTGACCTCGACATCGTCATCGACAAACAGGTGCCCGTCGCCGGCGGTATGGGCGGAGGCTCGGCCGACGCCGCGGCGGCGCTGTGCGGCGCCGCCCACCTCATCGGGGGAGTGGATGACGCGGTCCTCCATGACTGCGCGGTCGACGTCGGCGCCGACGTCGCCTTCCTCCTCCGAGGGGGCACGGCCATCGGCTGCGGACGCGGGGAGAAACTCAGCCCCGTGCTCACCCGCGGGCAGTTCCACTGGGTCATGGCCACCTCGGCGAGGCAGCTGTCGACACCGGCGATCTACTCACGGTTCGACGAACTCATCCCGAACCCCGAACCGGCGGAGGTGCCCGCCGAGGTCCTCACGGCGCTCGCCGCCGGCGACCCGGACACCCTGGCGACCGCGGCCGGCAACGACCTCACCGATGCGGCGGTCTCGGCCCTGCCCGAACTCGCCGAGGTGATGGAGGCCGGGCGCGACGCCGGTGCACTCCTGCCCCTGATCAGCGGGTCGGGACCGACGATCGGCTTCCTCGCCCGCGACGCACATCACGCACTCGACCTCGCGGTCCTGCTCCAGGCCACACGTGGAGTCAAAGAAGCGCTGCGGACCACCGGTCCGGCTCCCGGCGCCCACGTGGTGTCGCAGAACTGA
- a CDS encoding NlpC/P60 family protein, producing MASKQHGRRAAEAKVKTPLTELTDILNANSAVFGRRAAVVAASGGLLTAAVLPAAGQGADDKASVSAESEAQTQVEFENQTATVGAGDESKDKDKDKKDSSFSADVETITAEAAPKPKPKPEPVETTDEEESGGSSETAQTEQANSGSSDSGDSGESDKGESKDSGAGDAGSMDGSKAEQVISWAEKGTGTPYVFGGTSQSGWDCSGYTKWVYGKVGVDLPRNSGAQKGAGKVVSQSEAKPGDIIWHPGHVGIYAGDGQMYDAGSPGSGTSKRSYSWMGDVTFIRVL from the coding sequence GTGGCAAGTAAGCAGCATGGCCGCCGCGCCGCAGAAGCCAAGGTCAAGACTCCATTGACCGAACTGACCGACATCCTGAATGCCAACTCCGCCGTCTTCGGACGTCGCGCAGCCGTTGTCGCTGCCAGCGGTGGTCTGCTCACGGCAGCCGTTCTTCCGGCCGCAGGACAGGGAGCCGACGACAAGGCCTCGGTCTCCGCCGAATCAGAGGCACAGACGCAGGTTGAGTTCGAGAACCAGACCGCGACCGTCGGCGCAGGCGACGAATCCAAGGACAAAGACAAGGACAAGAAGGACTCCTCCTTCAGCGCCGATGTCGAGACCATCACTGCCGAGGCTGCTCCGAAACCGAAGCCCAAGCCGGAACCCGTCGAGACCACCGACGAAGAGGAATCGGGCGGATCCTCGGAGACCGCACAGACAGAGCAGGCGAACTCCGGCTCCTCGGATTCCGGTGACAGCGGCGAGTCGGACAAGGGCGAGAGCAAGGACTCCGGAGCCGGCGATGCAGGATCGATGGACGGCTCGAAGGCCGAACAGGTCATCAGCTGGGCCGAGAAGGGCACCGGCACTCCTTATGTGTTCGGCGGTACCTCGCAGAGCGGTTGGGACTGCTCCGGTTACACCAAATGGGTCTACGGCAAGGTCGGCGTCGATCTGCCCCGCAACTCGGGCGCACAGAAGGGCGCAGGCAAGGTCGTCTCCCAGTCGGAGGCCAAGCCCGGTGACATCATCTGGCACCCGGGCCACGTCGGCATCTACGCCGGTGACGGACAGATGTACGATGCCGGCTCACCGGGATCAGGCACCTCGAAGCGCAGCTACAGCTGGATGGGCGACGTCACCTTCATCCGCGTTCTCTGA
- a CDS encoding carbohydrate ABC transporter permease: protein MLPALIFVILVTQIPFAITIVISFMKWNAAYPDDISFGTLQNYVTVFTDSDLLRAVFVTVGLTVSVVLISAVLGLLIALLLDRKFIGRGLVRTLMITPFLIVPVAAALLFKHAIFNPSYGLVNGLLTTVFGEAAPQPDLMSTAPLVGIGIVLVWQWTPFMMLIMLAGLQSRPMDVYEAALVDGAGAGQTFRFITLPHLRRYIELAALLGTIYIVQNFDTVFTMTSGGLGTANLPYVIYQEFFVAQDYGVASAVGVIVVIASLIVATFALRTASTLLKEEHS from the coding sequence ATGCTGCCGGCACTGATCTTCGTCATCCTCGTCACGCAGATCCCGTTCGCGATCACGATCGTCATCTCGTTCATGAAGTGGAACGCCGCCTACCCCGATGACATCAGCTTCGGGACTCTGCAGAACTATGTCACCGTCTTCACGGATTCGGACCTGCTGCGGGCCGTGTTCGTGACCGTCGGCCTCACCGTCTCGGTCGTGCTGATCTCGGCCGTGCTGGGTCTGCTCATCGCGCTGCTCCTCGACCGGAAGTTCATCGGACGCGGACTGGTGCGCACACTGATGATCACTCCGTTCCTCATCGTCCCGGTGGCCGCGGCGCTGCTGTTCAAACATGCCATCTTCAACCCCTCCTACGGGCTGGTCAACGGCCTGCTCACCACCGTCTTCGGTGAGGCCGCACCGCAGCCGGACCTGATGAGCACGGCTCCACTGGTGGGCATCGGGATTGTGCTCGTGTGGCAGTGGACGCCATTCATGATGCTCATCATGCTGGCGGGCCTGCAGTCACGTCCCATGGACGTCTACGAGGCCGCACTGGTCGACGGTGCCGGAGCCGGACAGACCTTCCGCTTCATCACGCTGCCGCACCTGCGCCGCTACATCGAGCTCGCGGCCCTGCTGGGCACGATCTACATCGTGCAGAACTTCGACACCGTCTTCACGATGACCTCCGGCGGGCTCGGGACCGCGAACCTGCCCTACGTCATCTACCAGGAGTTCTTCGTGGCCCAGGACTACGGAGTCGCCTCCGCGGTCGGCGTCATCGTCGTCATCGCCTCGCTCATCGTCGCGACCTTCGCGCTGCGGACCGCATCCACCCTGCTCAAGGAGGAGCACTCATGA
- a CDS encoding sulfurtransferase gives MKRFDVLITAEELLARLSDDGSTPRLLDVRWTLQKPDGRDDFAAGHIPGAIYVDLDTELAAHAEHAPTHGRHPLPSAEEFQEQIRAWGIDQLTDVVVYDDNSGQGAARAWWLLQWAGLKARVLDGGLSAFVAAGGELATGPGEPVRPSTVTITPDSMPVIDADAASAWTGVLLDARAGERFRGETEPLDSRAGHIPGAKSAPAGENTAAGRFLDEESLRSRFSHLGALDQPVGVYCGSGVSACHNALALATLGIESSLYPASWSGWSSDPGRPVATGA, from the coding sequence ATGAAACGCTTCGACGTCCTCATCACCGCCGAGGAACTGCTCGCCCGCCTCTCGGACGACGGATCCACGCCGAGGCTGCTCGACGTCCGCTGGACACTGCAGAAGCCCGATGGCCGGGACGACTTCGCCGCCGGTCACATCCCCGGAGCGATCTACGTCGACCTTGATACGGAACTCGCCGCACACGCCGAGCACGCCCCCACCCACGGACGCCACCCGCTGCCGAGCGCCGAAGAGTTCCAGGAACAGATCCGGGCCTGGGGCATCGACCAGCTCACCGACGTCGTCGTCTATGACGACAATTCGGGTCAGGGCGCTGCCCGCGCCTGGTGGCTGCTGCAGTGGGCGGGCCTGAAGGCACGTGTCCTCGACGGCGGCCTCAGCGCATTCGTCGCAGCCGGCGGCGAACTGGCCACCGGTCCAGGCGAGCCCGTGCGACCGAGCACAGTCACGATCACACCCGATTCGATGCCGGTCATCGACGCCGATGCCGCATCCGCCTGGACAGGCGTCCTACTCGATGCGCGTGCCGGCGAACGTTTCCGGGGCGAGACCGAACCCCTCGACTCCCGGGCCGGTCACATCCCCGGCGCCAAGAGCGCCCCCGCCGGCGAGAACACCGCAGCCGGCCGATTCCTCGACGAGGAATCCCTGCGCTCGCGCTTCTCCCACCTCGGCGCGCTCGACCAGCCCGTCGGCGTCTACTGCGGATCCGGAGTCAGTGCCTGTCACAACGCCCTGGCACTGGCGACCCTCGGCATCGAATCGAGCCTCTACCCCGCCAGCTGGTCGGGTTGGTCCTCGGACCCCGGCCGCCCCGTCGCGACCGGAGCCTGA
- a CDS encoding THUMP-like domain-containing protein, protein MRAGLVTALCGPLQARRVHPKIAYLTSDVEPTGPASAGVSAYEVTDVLSAKIPNLRKALISRGIGSVVIKKRGADIVPDQVRRQLKLPSGDKATLVFTRLGERHVVLLTQPC, encoded by the coding sequence GTGCGCGCTGGGCTCGTCACCGCCCTGTGCGGGCCCTTGCAGGCTCGCCGTGTCCACCCGAAGATCGCGTACCTGACCAGCGACGTCGAACCCACCGGACCCGCCTCGGCCGGGGTCAGCGCCTATGAGGTCACCGACGTTCTGTCGGCGAAGATCCCGAATCTGCGCAAGGCGCTCATCAGCCGCGGCATCGGCTCGGTCGTGATCAAGAAGCGTGGAGCTGATATCGTTCCTGACCAGGTCAGGCGGCAGCTCAAACTGCCGTCGGGAGACAAGGCGACGCTGGTGTTCACGCGCCTGGGCGAGCGTCATGTCGTCCTCCTGACCCAACCCTGCTGA
- a CDS encoding FadR/GntR family transcriptional regulator — protein sequence MSRAEDAHTGGRAGGGNLHESLLNSIGMDIVAGALAAGTVIRTEELRVRYEVSLSVVRESVRVLESLGMVKPIRRLGLVILAMEEWTILDPLVVRWRMAATPEVQLRSLTELRVAIEPQAAYLAAVHASADAAEEIMRLAARMRTSGRKGEVEEVLEVDIAYHRAVLRAGGNELFASFDSVVAEILSGRTDAGLMPKFPHPDALQWHFDVADAIGNRDPERSHAAMTKIMTRAFAEMEDAWEGQPRLGPGR from the coding sequence ATGAGCCGTGCAGAGGACGCACACACAGGCGGCCGGGCCGGCGGCGGCAATCTCCACGAGAGTCTCCTCAACTCGATCGGCATGGACATCGTCGCCGGAGCCCTGGCGGCGGGAACCGTGATCAGGACCGAAGAGCTGCGCGTGAGATACGAAGTCTCGCTGTCCGTGGTCCGCGAATCGGTGCGCGTGCTGGAGTCTCTGGGCATGGTCAAACCGATCCGCCGCCTCGGGCTCGTGATCCTGGCGATGGAGGAATGGACCATCCTCGATCCCTTGGTGGTGCGGTGGCGAATGGCTGCGACTCCGGAGGTCCAGCTGCGCTCACTGACCGAGCTGCGGGTCGCCATCGAACCGCAGGCCGCCTACCTCGCCGCGGTGCATGCCTCCGCCGACGCGGCCGAGGAGATCATGCGCTTGGCCGCGAGAATGCGCACCAGCGGACGCAAGGGTGAGGTCGAAGAGGTGCTCGAGGTCGATATCGCCTACCACCGCGCTGTCCTGCGGGCGGGCGGCAATGAGCTCTTCGCCTCCTTCGACTCGGTCGTCGCGGAGATCCTGAGTGGGCGCACCGACGCCGGGCTGATGCCGAAATTCCCCCACCCCGATGCGCTGCAGTGGCATTTCGACGTCGCCGACGCCATCGGCAACCGAGACCCCGAACGCTCCCATGCCGCGATGACGAAGATCATGACGCGGGCGTTCGCCGAGATGGAGGACGCCTGGGAGGGTCAGCCCCGCCTGGGGCCCGGCCGCTGA
- a CDS encoding mannitol dehydrogenase family protein has protein sequence MTNSTDASYGEDAPHGEDGPYGKHDLLPLNEANLSRIADRGVAVPGYDRHTVTPGIVHFGVGGFHRAHMAMVMDDLLSTGVAGDWGIVGAGVLPHDVGMRDALAGQDHLYSLTLKHPDGTRERRVVGSIIDYRYGPDDPQGLINLLGDPRIRIVSLTVTEGGYNVNPVTGDFISDDAAIVADVAALAAGSLPSTVFGYVVAALRRRRAASTAPFTVQSCDNISENGTVAKRMFGAFARLVDPELAGWIEENVSFPNAMVDRITPATADEDRVELHRETGLEDAWPVVAEPFFQWVLEDSFASGRPPYEQAGVQVVDDVRPYEHMKLRLLNSGHQGLAYFGLLAGYTFAHEAMGNPDIASYLRRYMDEEGTPSLEPLPGIDLDGYKDSLIERFSNPEIRDTLARLGAESSDRIPKWLVPVIVDNLRSGAPVEVAAAICASWARYAEGTDEQGGAFTIVDRSADQLRAIAGSQAQDPLAFVRQDRFFGTLADDADFTDPYLAALASLHERGAAETARRLAAHEEL, from the coding sequence ATGACGAATTCCACGGACGCCTCGTACGGCGAGGATGCCCCGCACGGCGAGGATGGCCCGTACGGCAAGCACGATCTGCTGCCCCTGAACGAGGCGAACCTGAGCCGGATCGCCGATCGCGGGGTCGCCGTCCCCGGCTACGACCGGCACACGGTGACGCCGGGGATCGTGCACTTCGGCGTCGGAGGCTTTCACCGTGCCCACATGGCCATGGTCATGGACGATCTCCTGAGCACGGGAGTCGCGGGGGACTGGGGAATCGTGGGTGCCGGCGTTCTGCCGCACGACGTGGGTATGCGAGACGCTCTGGCCGGACAAGACCATCTGTACTCGCTGACCCTCAAGCACCCCGACGGCACACGCGAACGGCGGGTGGTCGGCTCGATCATCGACTACCGCTACGGACCCGACGACCCGCAGGGGCTGATCAACCTCCTCGGCGATCCGAGGATCCGGATCGTGTCACTGACCGTGACCGAAGGCGGGTACAACGTCAATCCGGTGACCGGGGACTTCATCTCCGATGATGCGGCGATCGTCGCTGACGTGGCCGCACTGGCAGCGGGGAGCCTGCCGAGCACGGTCTTCGGCTATGTCGTCGCGGCTCTGCGCAGGCGTCGCGCGGCGTCGACGGCGCCGTTCACCGTGCAGTCGTGTGACAACATCTCGGAGAACGGCACTGTTGCGAAGCGGATGTTCGGTGCCTTCGCCCGCCTCGTCGACCCGGAACTCGCGGGATGGATCGAAGAGAACGTGTCCTTCCCGAATGCGATGGTCGATCGCATCACTCCGGCCACCGCCGATGAGGATCGGGTCGAGCTGCACCGGGAGACGGGGCTCGAGGACGCGTGGCCCGTGGTCGCCGAGCCCTTCTTCCAATGGGTGCTCGAAGACAGCTTCGCCTCGGGCAGGCCCCCGTATGAACAAGCAGGTGTGCAGGTCGTCGACGATGTCAGACCCTATGAGCACATGAAGCTGCGCCTGCTCAATTCCGGACATCAGGGGCTGGCGTACTTCGGGCTGCTGGCCGGATACACCTTCGCCCATGAAGCCATGGGCAATCCCGACATCGCCTCCTACCTGCGCAGGTACATGGACGAGGAGGGCACGCCCAGCCTCGAGCCGCTGCCGGGCATCGACCTCGACGGGTACAAGGATTCACTCATCGAGCGCTTCAGCAATCCCGAGATCCGCGACACCTTGGCCCGCCTCGGCGCGGAATCCTCGGACCGCATCCCCAAATGGCTCGTCCCCGTCATCGTCGACAACCTGCGATCGGGGGCACCCGTCGAAGTGGCCGCGGCGATCTGCGCCTCCTGGGCCCGCTATGCCGAGGGCACCGATGAGCAGGGAGGAGCATTCACCATCGTCGACCGCAGCGCCGATCAGCTGCGCGCAATCGCCGGATCGCAGGCGCAGGACCCTCTGGCGTTCGTCCGCCAGGACCGGTTCTTCGGCACGCTGGCAGACGACGCCGACTTCACCGACCCCTATCTCGCAGCGCTTGCCTCACTGCACGAGCGCGGAGCCGCAGAGACCGCTCGGAGACTCGCCGCCCACGAGGAGCTCTGA
- a CDS encoding glycoside hydrolase family 3 N-terminal domain-containing protein: MRPRLGIIAATAALALTGCSGGSGDPQPETTRGAGTASASAQKAESGPDGFADEAKDIVDSFSDDELAGSLIIGTWSGADTQTGVNLVEDNHLGGVIVMADNLPENPTPDEVEGVTKAIDGARSERQPVSIGVDQEGGPVSRLSTAALPFPPLMALSAAHDPELTQVATKVQGQNLAELGFTIDFAPVADVTTGEKDVTINVRSAGDDHQEAAEVVAQAATGYQLGGVAGSAKHFPGHGRLHDDSHTTLPVSQKSIRELEDTDLLPFKSAVQAGIPMVMMGHIGLPEAETTPATLNGKAYEALRDTLDFDGVIITDALNMEAVDQSQDGGETVKALAAGADLALMPPDSAAAQRAVVAAMDSGELERPDLEEKAQRVVAMQLATAQKQKTMGSAGDSEDPQEVLTDVAEKSLTVLKGQCSYKGTDSISIVGGSEKEKSELTKAAKDAGLEVGSGGTSVSLSPDTSAEVAVGTAAPWTMRDTPAKAAVTAYDSNPDALKAVAKWLKGDLSASGDLPVEYDGSDKAPDCS, from the coding sequence ATGCGACCCAGACTTGGCATCATCGCTGCGACCGCCGCGCTCGCCCTGACCGGCTGCTCCGGCGGATCGGGCGACCCGCAGCCGGAGACGACCCGAGGAGCCGGCACCGCTTCGGCATCCGCACAGAAGGCCGAGAGCGGCCCCGATGGCTTTGCGGACGAGGCGAAGGACATCGTCGACTCGTTCTCCGACGACGAGCTCGCGGGGTCGCTCATCATCGGCACTTGGTCGGGCGCCGACACACAGACCGGGGTGAACCTGGTCGAGGACAACCACCTCGGCGGGGTCATCGTCATGGCCGACAATCTGCCCGAGAACCCGACGCCGGACGAGGTGGAGGGCGTCACGAAGGCGATCGACGGTGCTCGGTCCGAGCGGCAGCCGGTGTCGATCGGCGTCGATCAGGAGGGCGGCCCGGTGTCGCGCCTGAGCACCGCGGCGCTGCCGTTCCCGCCGCTCATGGCGCTGTCGGCCGCTCATGATCCCGAACTCACGCAGGTCGCGACGAAGGTGCAGGGACAGAATCTGGCCGAACTGGGCTTCACGATCGACTTCGCTCCCGTCGCCGACGTCACGACGGGGGAGAAGGACGTGACGATCAACGTGCGCTCGGCCGGCGACGATCATCAGGAAGCCGCCGAGGTGGTCGCCCAGGCCGCGACCGGGTATCAGCTGGGCGGTGTCGCCGGGTCCGCGAAGCACTTCCCGGGCCACGGGCGCCTCCACGACGATTCGCACACAACCCTGCCGGTGTCGCAGAAGAGCATCAGGGAACTCGAGGACACGGACCTGCTGCCGTTCAAATCTGCCGTCCAGGCCGGAATCCCGATGGTCATGATGGGCCACATCGGTCTGCCCGAGGCGGAGACGACTCCTGCGACGCTGAATGGCAAGGCCTATGAGGCGCTGCGGGACACGCTCGACTTCGACGGCGTCATCATCACCGATGCTCTGAACATGGAGGCCGTCGACCAGAGCCAGGATGGGGGAGAGACGGTCAAGGCGCTCGCCGCCGGCGCCGACCTCGCACTCATGCCGCCGGACTCTGCCGCCGCACAGCGGGCGGTGGTCGCGGCGATGGACAGCGGTGAGCTGGAGAGGCCCGATCTGGAGGAGAAGGCACAGCGCGTGGTCGCGATGCAGCTGGCCACGGCCCAGAAGCAGAAGACGATGGGCAGCGCGGGCGATTCCGAGGACCCGCAGGAGGTTCTCACCGATGTCGCGGAGAAGTCGCTGACCGTGCTGAAGGGCCAGTGCTCGTACAAGGGCACCGATTCGATCTCCATCGTCGGCGGCAGCGAGAAGGAGAAGTCAGAGCTGACCAAGGCCGCGAAGGACGCCGGACTCGAAGTCGGCTCCGGTGGCACGAGCGTGAGCTTGAGTCCGGACACCTCCGCCGAGGTGGCCGTGGGCACAGCTGCACCGTGGACGATGCGCGATACCCCGGCGAAGGCGGCCGTGACCGCCTACGACAGCAACCCGGATGCGCTGAAGGCAGTTGCGAAGTGGCTCAAGGGCGATCTCAGCGCCTCGGGTGACCTGCCCGTCGAATACGACGGCAGCGACAAGGCTCCCGACTGCAGCTGA